The Fusobacterium necrophorum subsp. necrophorum genome includes the window GAGGAGGAACTCCTTCCTTGTTGGAGGGAGAAGAAATTTCCGAAATTTTGAAATTACTTCCTCACGACGAGAGATCGGAGATTACCTTAGAATGCAATCCTAAAACTTTAAACTCCAAGAAATTACGGGAATATTATCAAGCCGGTGTCAATCGTCTAAGTATAGGGATACAATCCATGAAAGAAAAATATTTAAATCTTTTAGGAAGATTACATACGGCGGAAGAGGCGAAGGAGGTTTTTTGGAAGGCGAGGGAGCTTGGATTTCAAAATATCAGTGTGGACATGATGTTTTCTTTGCCTACACAGACATTGAAAGAGGTAAAAGAAGATGTAGAAGAATTTTTAAGCTTGGGAGCGGAACATATTTCCATTTACTCTTTGATTTGGGAAGAAAATACTCCTTTTTTTACAAAACTGGAAAAGGGAATTTATCACAGAACGGAGAATGATTTGGAAGCGGAAATGTATCAAAGTATCATAGAGCGAATGAAGCAAAAGGGCTATGAGCATTATGAAATTTCCAATTTTGCCAAGAAAGGTTATATTTCAAGGCATAATCAAAAATATTGGAAAAATCAAAAATATCTTGGCTTAGGTTTGGGAGCTTCCGGTTATTTAGAAAAGCTTCGTTATACAAACTGCAGTGATTTTGAAACTTATTTTTTTCAGTTGGAGAACTATCGATTTCCCAGAGAGGAAGAGGAAGTGTTAACTCAGGAAATGATAGAGGAATATCGATATATTTTGGCGTTTCGCCAATTGAGAGAATGGGTGTCGGCAAGAGGAAAGTACATCGAAATTTGTAACATTCTATGGAAAAAGGGATATGTGAGAAAAAGAAAGCAAGAATATAAAATAACAGAAAAGGGCTTGTTTTTTTTCAATGACATGTTAGAATATTTTTTGTAGGAAGGGTAAAAGATGAAACAAATAGAAGAAAGAATGAAAGAAGTATATGAAGAAGTGAGACAATACTCTCCATATCCGGAAAAAGTGAAAGTGATAGCAGTCAGTAAATATTTAAATGCAGAGGAAATGTTGCCTTATTTAGAAACAGGGATCGTAACATTGGGAGAAAATAGGGCTCAAGTGATTCAAGAAAAATATGAATTATTGTCCTCCTATCCCTTTGCAAAATCTTTGGAGTGGCATTTTATTGGAAATTTGCAGAAAAATAAGGTAAAATACATTGTAGATAAGGTTGCGATGATTCATTCTGTCAACAAATTGTCTTTGGCAGAAGAAATTAATAAAAAAATGGGAAGCTTAAATCGCAAAATGCCTGTTTTAATTGAAGTGAATGTGTCCGGAGAAGAAAGTAAAGAGGGATATGATGTTTTGGAAGCGGAACAAGATATTCCGGCACTGTTGAAATTGGAAAATATCCGTATTTGCGGTTTGATGACAATGGCTCCTTTTACAGAAGATGCGGAAGAACAGAGAAAGGTGTTTCGAAAGCTGAGAACTTTGAAAGAAGAGTGGAATAAAAAATACTTTCAAGATAAGTTGACAGAACTTTCTATGGGAATGTCCAATGATTATAAGATTGCATTACAAGAAGGGGCTACTATGATTCGTTTGGGAAGAAAAATATTTTACTAGGAGGAAGATAGATGAAAGAGAATGAGGGAAAGAAAAAGGGGTTATTTTCTACAATGAATGGGTTTACAAGCGGAATGAAAGAATTGTTTGGAATTGATTCTGTGGAAGGGGACTACGAGGAAGAAGATACAGGAATTATTGATTTTTCAACAGCGGATGAACCTGTTGTGGAAGAAAGTGCAAAAGTGTCAAAACCTTTAAAAGCTTCTAAACAAAGAACATTTTTTGGAAGGACAAAAAGCAGCCAAGTGATGAAAGAAGTATTTTCCAATGAAGATGATGGGGGAATTAGCAACTGTCAAACGGTCTTTGTCGATCCAAAAGGATTTGGAGATGCAGAGAAAATCGCAGATTATATTGTGAAGGATAAGATGATTACCATCAATTTGGAATTTTTAGATATGAAAATAGCACAACGTTTGATGGATTTCTTGGCAGGAGCTATGCGAATGAAAGAAGCTAGTTTCGTAGCGATTAGTAAAAAAGTATACACTATCGTACCAAAGAGTATGAAAATTCATTATGAAGGAAAAAAAGATCAAAAGAAAACGATTTTAGAATTTGAAAGAGAGGAGTAGTTGGTGTCAAAGATAAAAGCATTAGCACTGTTTTCAGGTGGATTGGACAGTGCTTTAGCGATTAGGGTAGTACAAGAGCAAGGGATTGAAGTCATTGCTCTTAATTTTGTATCACACTTTTTCGGTGGAATTAATAAAAAGGCAGAATATATGGCGAAACAATTGGGAATTCTATTGGAGTATATTCATTTTGAAGAAAGACATATGGAAGTTGTAAAAACTCCTGTCTATGGAAGAGGAAAGAATATGAATCCTTGTATCGATTGCCATTCTCTTATGTTTCGTGTTGCTGGAGAACTGTTGGAAAAGTATGGAGCTAGTTTTTTGATTTCCGGGGAAGTGTTAGGACAAAGACCCATGTCACAAAATCCTCAGGCTCTTGAAAAAGTAAAAAAATTATCAGGAGTAGGAGATTTGATTTTACGTCCGCTTTCCGGAAAATTATTACCTCCCAGTTTGGCAGAAACAAAAGGTTGGATTCGTAGAGAAGGTCTACTGGACATCAATGGTCGTGGAAGAAGTCGACAAATGGAGCTTATGGCACAGTATGGTTTGGTGGATTATCCAAGCCCGGGTGGAGGTTGTTTGTTGACAGATCCCACTTATTCCATTCGTTTAAAAATTTTGGAAGAGGATGGCTTGTTGGAACATGAATATGCCGATTTATTTTCTTTGATTAAAATTTCCAGATTTTTCCGCTTTGCAAAAGGAAGATATTTATTTGTTGGTAGAGATGAAATATCCAATGCAAAGATTGATGATATTAGAAGGGAACGGGGGAGTAATTTTTATATCTATAGTTTTGAAACACCGGGACCCCATATGTTAGGCTTTGGAGAATTAACGGAAGAAGAAAAAAATTTTTCCAGGAAGTTATTTTCCCGTTATTCCAAAGTAAAAGGAAAAGAGGAAATTAAATTGAATGTGAGCGGAATCGTGGAAACGCTTGCTCCCATTTCCGTAGAAGCAATGGAAGAGGATATGAAAAAATATCAGTTGTAAAAGAAGTGGTCAAAACAAAAGAAACATGTTATACTGAAAAAAAGCATAATTGGAGGTTATAAAGTAAATGAAGTTACTTTTTTTTATTATTATTGCTTATTTTCTAGGCTCTTTACCAAGTGGGGTTTGGATAGGGAAGATAGCAAAAAATATGGATATTCGAAATTATGGAAGTAAAAATTCAGGAGCAACCAATGCTTATCGTATTTTAGGAGCTAAATATGGATTTATGGTTTTGTTTGCAGATGCTTTCAAAGGTTTTTTAGCAGTAGCTTTGGCAAGTGCTGGAGGACTTTCCCCAAATGCTCTTTCTATTGTGGCACTTGTGGTGATTGTGGGGCATAGTTTATCGTTTTTTTTGGCTTTTAAAGGGGGAAAAGGAGTTGCCACTAGTTTAGGAGTTTTTTTGTTTTTAGAACCGAAAGTTACTTTTTTATTGATTCTGGTTTTTATCGTTGTGGTATTTATTAGTCGGTATATTTCCTTAGGTTCCATTGTTGCAGCAGGATTGCTTCCTATGTTAACATTTTACTTTGAAGTTGGAAAAGAAAAAACAAATTGGTTGTTAATTTTGATTACCTTGATTTTAGGAAGTTTTGTAGTATATCGTCATAGGAGTAATATTGTTCGCCTGTTGAAAGGAACTGAAAATAAGTTTACACTGTAAGGAGGGCTAAGTATGGAAAAAGTAGTGGTACTGGGAGCCGGAAGTTGGGGAACTGCACTTTCGATGGTATTAGCTCAAAACGGACATCAGGTAGTTTTATGGGAATATCAAGAAGAATTAGCGAAAAAATTACAGAGGGAAAGAGAAAATAAAAGATTGTTGCCGGGAGTTATTTTTCCGGAAAATATAGAAGTTGTTTCAGAAAGTACAGATTTGTTAAAGGATGTTAAGTATGTTATTTTTTCCATTCCATCTCAAGCCCTGCGTTCTGTCATTCAGAAATTTTCTTCTCAGATTCGAGGAGATATGATTTTGGTCAATAGCGCAAAGGGAATTGAAATTGCAACAGGAATGCGACTGTCCGAAGTGATGAGAGATGAAATATTGGGAAAGTATCATAAGAATATCGTTGTTTTATCAGGACCGACACATGCAGAAGAAGTTTCGAAGGGGCTACCCACTACAATTGTTGCAGCAGGAGAAGAAGAAAAAGCAAAACAAATTCAAGAATTGTTTAACAATAATAATTTTCGAGTCTATTTAAATGATGATTTAATTGGAGTGGAAATAGGGGCTGCTATTAAGAATTGTCTTGCCATTGCTGCAGGAGCTTTAGATGGATTAGGATGTGGAGATAACACAAAAGCAGCTTTGATTACGAGAGGGATAGCAGAAATTTCTCGATATGGAAAATGCTGTGGAGCAAAGGAGTCTACTTTTTCCGGTTTGAGTGGGATTGGAGATTTGATTGTGACAGCCATGAGTCAACATAGTCGAAATCGATATGTAGGAGAGCATTTAGGAAGAGGAGAAAATATTCAGGAGATTTTATCGAAGATGACTATGGTAGCGGAAGGAGTTCCTACCGTAAAAGCGGTCTATCAGGAAATGAAAAAATATCAGATTTCCATGCCTATTGTAGAGGCAGTGTATCGAGTCATTTATGAAAATATGTCAGCAAAGGAAATGATGAATGAACTCATGAATCGTAGTGTCAAAAAAGAATTTTACTAATATTTAAGACTGAGGTGCATGCAAAAATGGCAGAGCGGGATTTACTCTCATTATATTTAAAAGATATTAGGCAGTATAAAACCTTAGAAAGGGAAGAAGAGTTGGCTTTGGTGATCAAAGCTCAATCTGGCGATGAAGAAGCAAAAAACCAATTAATCTTATGTAATTTACGTCTTGTTGTGAATGTTGCAAAAGGCTATCGTAGTAAGGGAATGAATTTAATTGATTTGATTAGTGAAGGAAATTTGGGCTTGATTCGTGCTATTGAAAAATTTGATGTAGAGAGAGGATTTCGTTTTTCTACCTATGCAGTTTGGTGGATTAAGCAGTCCATTAGTAAAGCTATTATTTTCAAAGGAAGAGAAATCAGGATTCCTTCCTATCGTTACGATATTTTGAATAAAATCAATAGATATGTAACGGAAGAAATAAAATTATGTGGGGTGTATCCAAGTGTGGAAGAAGTTGCGGAATATTTGAATATGCCGGTAAACAAAGTCGAAGAAATCATGATCGAATTTCAGGAACCTATGTCTTTGAGTACCGAAATAGGAGAGGATATTTATTTGGAAGATACCTTGAGTGGAACAGAAGAACATTTTGAAGAAAAGGTCTATTACAAAATGATGCAACAAAGACTAAAAGATATTTTAAATCGATTGGATACTCGGGAACAAGAAATTTTAAAACTTCGTTTCGGTTTGGATGGATATGAAATCCATACATTGGAGGATATTGGAAAAAATTTTAATATCACCAGAGAACGAGTTCGACAAATAGAAAAAAATACTTTAAAAAAATTAAAGCGTAAATATACAAAAGAATTAAGGGAAACATTACTATAAAGTGGAGGGAAGAACATGCAGGTAATTGTAAATAGAACTGAATTTCTGAAAAAATTAAGAATTGTGGAAAAGGCAATTTCAGAAAATAAGATTAAACCTATTTTATCTTGTGTCTATATGGAAACAAGAGGAGAAATGCTATTCTTGTGTGGAACGAACTTGGAGACGACAATTACGACAACAGTTTCCTGCAAAGAAGTAGTAAAAGAGGGAAAAGTAGCTTTTCAATACCCTTTAATTGATGAATATATGAAAGAATTAAAAGAAGAGGAAATCCAAATTCGAATGAATGGAGAAGCGTTAATAGTAGAGGGAGGAGATGCAGTATCTGAGTTTTCAACCTTTCCTTATGAGGACTATCCAAAGGCATTTGAGAATTTTGAAAAGCAGGAAGAGAATGTTTTATTGCAGATGAATAGCATAGAGCTTGCTACTATTTTTGATAAGTTGAAATTTTCTGCGGGAAGTACAGATAATCCTGCTATTCATTGTGTGAGAATAGAGGGGAGAGATGGAGAAATTCATTTTGTAACGACGGATACCTATCGTTTGACCTATTTACATAGAGCTTTTTCTCTTCAAGAGGACTTTCAAATGAGTCTTCCTTTGGAAGCTGTGGAAGCCTGCAGTAAAATTTTTAGAGGCTTAGAAGCAGAGGTTAGAGTATATTTTGATAAGAAGTTTGCTCATTTTCTCATGGAAGATATTCATATTGTGAGTTCTTTGATAGAGCTTACTTTTCCGGCATATCAAACGATTCTATCCAATGGGAATTATGATAAAACAATGGGAATTTCTACGGAGAGTTTAATCAGCATTTTACGAAGAGTAATTATTTTCGTTCGAAATAATGAAGAGTCAAAATATGGAGCGACCTTTCATTTAGCAGAGGGTATTTTAAAAATCAAAGGAAACAGCGATATTGCTAAAATTAATGAGGAAATGGCAGTAAACTACCAAGGAGCTCCTCTCAAAGTTTCTTTAAACACGAAATATTTATTTGATTATGTGCAAAATTTGGAAAAAGACACGGAACTTTCTGTAGAAATGTTGAGTTCCAAAACATCTGTCAAAGTTCATGAGAAAGGAAAAGAGGATTATATTTATATCTTAATGCCTTTGGCTTTGAAAGACTAAGGTTTCGAACTTTGTGAAAGAAGTAACAGGGAATTTTTATGTTTGAAAAAAAGGGGTTGAAATTTTCAATCCTTTTTTCGCTATCATTGCTTTTTAACGGGGGAAAAGGAGGAAAGAGATGTATTCCAAAAGAGAGTTATTGTTATTTTCAATCCTACAGACATATTCTGAGGGAAGATATGCAAATATGTTACAAAGACTTTTTTCTTCCTCCAAAGATAGAAGGGATAGTTATTTTTTAGATTCTTTTTTAGGGAAAGATGCCTTTATGCAAGAAGAGAAAAAGAAGCTTGCTTTTTTATGGGAAGAGAATAGGAAGCAAGAACTGGAAGAAGAAATTAGAAAAGTAGAAGAAACTTGTCATAAAAATGGAATTCAGCTTTTGTTTTATGGAGAAGAGAAATATCCCAGCCTCTTAAAAGAGATTAAAAATCCTCCCTATGTACTCTATATTAGAGGAAAGTTTCCTAGTGAAGAAACTTTACATGGAGCTTATGCTCTTATTGGGACTAGAGACTGTAGTGCGAAGGGAAAGGAATTTGCGAAAAGGGCAGGGCAATATTTCAAAAAGAAACAAATCTACAATATCAGCGGTTTGGCAAGAGGAATTGACAGCATAGGACATATGGAAACTTTGGGGCAAACAGGAGCTATTTTGGGGCAGGGATTGGCGACTGAAATATATCCGAAAGAAAACGGATATCTGGCGTCTCGAATTTTAGATACAGGAGGGTTTTTACTCTCAGAATTACCTCCTTTTGCACCGGTTTCCGTACAACATTTGATTCAACGAAATCGTTTGCAAACGGCTTTGACTTCCGGGATTGTCCTTGCAGAAGTTGCATTACAGGGAGGAAGCATGCATACCTTTCAATTTGCAAAAGAACAGGGCAAGAAGATCTATGTGGCTTCTTTTAATCAGGACTTCATCCGGAAGTATTATAAAGAAGTGATTGTTTTAGAAAATATTTATCAGTTTGAAAAAAAACAAAAAGAGGGGCTGGAACAAAAAAGTTTATTTTAAAGAAGAAGGAAACATAATATGGAAAAAGAGGCGAGAAAATTATTGCAGGATATATATGGCCATCGAAACTTTCGAACAGGGCAGAAAATAATTTTGGATTCTGTTTTTCAAGGAAAAGAAGTTTTGGGAATTTTAACGACAGGTGGAGGGAAATCGATCTGTTATCAAATTCCTGCTCTTTTGTTTGAGGGACTGACTTTAGTCATCTCTCCCTTGATTTCTCTGATGAAAGATCAAGTGGATGCTTTGAAAATGGTAGGCGTGAAATCAGCTTTTTTAAATTCTACCTTAAAGCCGGAAGAATATCGACGCTTGGTGGGAAAGATTATTCGAGGAGAGATTAAAATTTTGTATGTGGCTCCCGAAAGACTTTTGAATGAGAACTTCGTAACACTGATGCAAAAAATAAAAATTTCTCTGTTGGCGGTGGATGAGGCTCATTGTATCTCACAGTGGGGACATGACTTTCGAAAGTCCTATTTGGGAATTCCAAGTTTTATCAGAAAACTGCGACAGAGAGTACAAGTTCTGGCACTCACGGCGACAGCAACTCCAAGGGTGCAGGAGGACATCTTGGAGAAATTAAATATTCCGAATGCCTTTATTTATCAGGGAAGCTTCAATCGAAAAAATTTATATTTTCGTGTCGAGAGAGGGAAAGTTCCAGAGGCATATGTCGCAGAATATTTAGAGAAATCACAGGGAGAAGCCGGGATCGTCTATTGTTCCACTCGGAAATCTGTGGACAGTATGTACAGCTATTTAAAAGAGATTCGTGGATATTCTGTTGGAAAATATCATGGGGGAATGGAAAAACAGGAGAGAGAAGAAAGTCAAAATGATTTTTTGCAAGATAAACTTCAAGTGATGGTAGCAACCAATGCATTTGGAATGGGAATTGACAAATCCAATGTTCGCTTTGTGATACATGCAAATTTACCGGGAGATTTGGAGAGTTATTATCAGGAAGCCGGAAGAGCCGGACGAGATGGAGGACAAGCAGAGGCAGTTTTATTATATCAGGAAGAGGACATTGCAACCCAAAGATTTTTTATCGAAAAAAACGAAGAGATGGAAGAAGACTTTAAAAAAGAAAAACTACATAAATTGGATAAAATGATAGAATATGCGGAGCTGGAATCCTGTTATCGAGAATTTATTTTATCCTATTTCGGAGAGGCAAGAGTCAAAAATTATTGTGGCTTTTGTGGAAATTGTAGAAAACAAAAAGATGTACAGGATTTCAGTTTGGAAGCAAAAAAAATTCTTTCCTGCATTGGCAGAGCGAAAGAAAATATCGGTCAATCCACAGTCGCCAATATTTTATTGGGAAAAGCGGATAGTAAGATGAAATACAAAGGTTTGGACAAGCTTTCTACCTTCGGAATTATGAAAGAAAAAGAAATTGCTTGGTTGGAAGACTTCATTCATTATTTGCTGGCGGAAGGCTATATGGCACAAACAGCCGGAAGTTTTCCTGTTTTGAAATTAAACTCACAGAGTTGGGAGATTTTACAGGATAGGAGAAAAGTTTTGAGAAAGGAAGAAGAAGAGGTTCGTTTTTCTATGCGAAGAAACCCTCTTTTTCGAAAATTACTTCGTCTACGATTGGAAATTGCCGAACGAGAAAAAGTGGCACCCTATATTATTTTTTCAGATTTGACCTTATGGGAATTTTCACAATTTCGTCCAAGAACAAAATATGATATGATGAAAATTCAGGGGGTTGGAAATCAAAAATTTTCTCAGTATGGAGAAGAATTTTTAGCATGTATTTTACAGGAAGAGGAGTGAACATGATAGAATTTTTTATTGCGAAGAAACACATAGTGGAACGAAAAAAACAAAGTTTTATTTCCGTACTGGGAGTTTTTATTGGAGTAACGGTGTTGACTGTTTCCATAGGAATTTCAAACGGTTTAGACAAAAATATGATTCAGAGTATTCTATCTTTAACCAGCCATATTCTGGTAAGTGACAGTACAAATCAGGAAATAACCGATTATGAAGAGATATCGGAAAAAATCGATCAAATAAAAGGAGTCAAGGGAAGTATTCCTATGATTGCAACACAGGCTATCATCAAGTATCATGGAGTTTTTGGAAGTTATACTTCCGGAGTGAAAGTGGAAGCCTATGATTTGGAAAAGGCGGAAAAGGCTTTGGAGCTGTCTTCCATGCTCAAAGAAGGAAAGATAGAAGCCGGTAAAAAAAATGGGATTTATGTCGGGAAGGAACTGGCTGATTCGACAGGAATGAAAATTGGAGACGAAATTACAATGATTTCTGCGGAAAATACGGAAATTCCACTCCAAATTGCAGGAGTTTTTCAAAGCGGCTTTTATGAATATGATGTAAATTTGGTGTTAATTCCATTGGAAATGGCACAATATATGTCTTATCGAGGGAGAGTGGCGGATAAAATTAATGTTCGTTTACAAAATCCTTATGATGCTCCTAAAGCGGCAGAAGAAATTTCTCAGAAATTTGGAATGATGACAATGACTTGGGGTACTATGAATCGTAATTTATTATCTGCTCTTTCTTTGGAGAAAACAGTCATGATTTTAGTGTTTTCTTTGATTGTGATCATTGCCGGTTTTGTTGTTTGGGTTACTTTAAACACTTTGGTAAGAGAAAAGGTAAAAGATATAGGGATTCTTCGTTCTATGGGTTTTTCAAGAAAGAACATTATGGGAATTTTCTTAATTCAAGGTTTGATCTTGGGAATGGCAGGCATTCTTTTAGGAGTATGTGCTTCGATGGGAATTTTGTGGTATTTGAAAAATTATAGTTTGGCTTTTGTGACCTCTATTTATTATTTAACCAAGATTCCGATTGAAATTTCCGGAAAAGAAATTGCTATTATCGTGGGAGCCAATATCGTGATTATTTTCATTTCCAGTATTTTTCCTGCTTATCGAGCATCAACAATGGAAAGTGTGGAGGCGTTAAGACATGAGTAATTTCATTTTAGAGTTAAAACATTTAGAAAAATATTATCAGGAAACAGGAACGGAGTTACATATTATTCGCGATTTAAGTTTTAATATTGAAAAAGGAGAATTTGTAACAATCTTAGGAAGATCAGGTTCCGGGAAATCCACTCTTTTGAATTTAATCGGACTCTTAGATAAGGCGGATAGTGGAGAGATTATTTTGGGAGGAAAACAACTTTCTGAAATGGGGGAAGCGGAAAAAAATCAACTTCGAAATGAATTTTTAGGCTTTGTCTTTCAATTTCATTATTTGTTACCGGAATTTACGGCTTTAGAGAATGTCATGTTGCCGGCGATGTTGGCTAAGAAGGTAAAAAAAGGAGAGATTGAAGCAAGAGCGGTGGAACTTTTAGATTCCGTCGGTTTGGGAGAAAGACTGAAACATAAGCCGAATCAATTATCCGGTGGAGAAAAACAAAGAGTGGCGATTGCAAGAGCTTTAATCAATCAACCGAAACTTTTGTTGGCGGATGAACCGACAGGAAATTTGGACGA containing:
- the hemW gene encoding radical SAM family heme chaperone HemW, which produces MSTLCKVDADAVYIHIPFCLQKCEYCDFTSFSGKGEWKKRYLEALRTEILLYEHSYYDTIYFGGGTPSLLEGEEISEILKLLPHDERSEITLECNPKTLNSKKLREYYQAGVNRLSIGIQSMKEKYLNLLGRLHTAEEAKEVFWKARELGFQNISVDMMFSLPTQTLKEVKEDVEEFLSLGAEHISIYSLIWEENTPFFTKLEKGIYHRTENDLEAEMYQSIIERMKQKGYEHYEISNFAKKGYISRHNQKYWKNQKYLGLGLGASGYLEKLRYTNCSDFETYFFQLENYRFPREEEEVLTQEMIEEYRYILAFRQLREWVSARGKYIEICNILWKKGYVRKRKQEYKITEKGLFFFNDMLEYFL
- a CDS encoding YggS family pyridoxal phosphate-dependent enzyme, translating into MKQIEERMKEVYEEVRQYSPYPEKVKVIAVSKYLNAEEMLPYLETGIVTLGENRAQVIQEKYELLSSYPFAKSLEWHFIGNLQKNKVKYIVDKVAMIHSVNKLSLAEEINKKMGSLNRKMPVLIEVNVSGEESKEGYDVLEAEQDIPALLKLENIRICGLMTMAPFTEDAEEQRKVFRKLRTLKEEWNKKYFQDKLTELSMGMSNDYKIALQEGATMIRLGRKIFY
- the sepF gene encoding cell division protein SepF encodes the protein MKENEGKKKGLFSTMNGFTSGMKELFGIDSVEGDYEEEDTGIIDFSTADEPVVEESAKVSKPLKASKQRTFFGRTKSSQVMKEVFSNEDDGGISNCQTVFVDPKGFGDAEKIADYIVKDKMITINLEFLDMKIAQRLMDFLAGAMRMKEASFVAISKKVYTIVPKSMKIHYEGKKDQKKTILEFEREE
- a CDS encoding tRNA (5-methylaminomethyl-2-thiouridylate)-methyltransferase; translation: MSKIKALALFSGGLDSALAIRVVQEQGIEVIALNFVSHFFGGINKKAEYMAKQLGILLEYIHFEERHMEVVKTPVYGRGKNMNPCIDCHSLMFRVAGELLEKYGASFLISGEVLGQRPMSQNPQALEKVKKLSGVGDLILRPLSGKLLPPSLAETKGWIRREGLLDINGRGRSRQMELMAQYGLVDYPSPGGGCLLTDPTYSIRLKILEEDGLLEHEYADLFSLIKISRFFRFAKGRYLFVGRDEISNAKIDDIRRERGSNFYIYSFETPGPHMLGFGELTEEEKNFSRKLFSRYSKVKGKEEIKLNVSGIVETLAPISVEAMEEDMKKYQL
- the plsY gene encoding glycerol-3-phosphate 1-O-acyltransferase PlsY is translated as MKLLFFIIIAYFLGSLPSGVWIGKIAKNMDIRNYGSKNSGATNAYRILGAKYGFMVLFADAFKGFLAVALASAGGLSPNALSIVALVVIVGHSLSFFLAFKGGKGVATSLGVFLFLEPKVTFLLILVFIVVVFISRYISLGSIVAAGLLPMLTFYFEVGKEKTNWLLILITLILGSFVVYRHRSNIVRLLKGTENKFTL
- a CDS encoding NAD(P)H-dependent glycerol-3-phosphate dehydrogenase, translated to MEKVVVLGAGSWGTALSMVLAQNGHQVVLWEYQEELAKKLQRERENKRLLPGVIFPENIEVVSESTDLLKDVKYVIFSIPSQALRSVIQKFSSQIRGDMILVNSAKGIEIATGMRLSEVMRDEILGKYHKNIVVLSGPTHAEEVSKGLPTTIVAAGEEEKAKQIQELFNNNNFRVYLNDDLIGVEIGAAIKNCLAIAAGALDGLGCGDNTKAALITRGIAEISRYGKCCGAKESTFSGLSGIGDLIVTAMSQHSRNRYVGEHLGRGENIQEILSKMTMVAEGVPTVKAVYQEMKKYQISMPIVEAVYRVIYENMSAKEMMNELMNRSVKKEFY
- a CDS encoding RNA polymerase sigma factor RpoD/SigA; translated protein: MAERDLLSLYLKDIRQYKTLEREEELALVIKAQSGDEEAKNQLILCNLRLVVNVAKGYRSKGMNLIDLISEGNLGLIRAIEKFDVERGFRFSTYAVWWIKQSISKAIIFKGREIRIPSYRYDILNKINRYVTEEIKLCGVYPSVEEVAEYLNMPVNKVEEIMIEFQEPMSLSTEIGEDIYLEDTLSGTEEHFEEKVYYKMMQQRLKDILNRLDTREQEILKLRFGLDGYEIHTLEDIGKNFNITRERVRQIEKNTLKKLKRKYTKELRETLL
- the dnaN gene encoding DNA polymerase III subunit beta, whose translation is MQVIVNRTEFLKKLRIVEKAISENKIKPILSCVYMETRGEMLFLCGTNLETTITTTVSCKEVVKEGKVAFQYPLIDEYMKELKEEEIQIRMNGEALIVEGGDAVSEFSTFPYEDYPKAFENFEKQEENVLLQMNSIELATIFDKLKFSAGSTDNPAIHCVRIEGRDGEIHFVTTDTYRLTYLHRAFSLQEDFQMSLPLEAVEACSKIFRGLEAEVRVYFDKKFAHFLMEDIHIVSSLIELTFPAYQTILSNGNYDKTMGISTESLISILRRVIIFVRNNEESKYGATFHLAEGILKIKGNSDIAKINEEMAVNYQGAPLKVSLNTKYLFDYVQNLEKDTELSVEMLSSKTSVKVHEKGKEDYIYILMPLALKD
- a CDS encoding DNA-processing protein DprA, giving the protein MYSKRELLLFSILQTYSEGRYANMLQRLFSSSKDRRDSYFLDSFLGKDAFMQEEKKKLAFLWEENRKQELEEEIRKVEETCHKNGIQLLFYGEEKYPSLLKEIKNPPYVLYIRGKFPSEETLHGAYALIGTRDCSAKGKEFAKRAGQYFKKKQIYNISGLARGIDSIGHMETLGQTGAILGQGLATEIYPKENGYLASRILDTGGFLLSELPPFAPVSVQHLIQRNRLQTALTSGIVLAEVALQGGSMHTFQFAKEQGKKIYVASFNQDFIRKYYKEVIVLENIYQFEKKQKEGLEQKSLF
- the recQ gene encoding DNA helicase RecQ; its protein translation is MEKEARKLLQDIYGHRNFRTGQKIILDSVFQGKEVLGILTTGGGKSICYQIPALLFEGLTLVISPLISLMKDQVDALKMVGVKSAFLNSTLKPEEYRRLVGKIIRGEIKILYVAPERLLNENFVTLMQKIKISLLAVDEAHCISQWGHDFRKSYLGIPSFIRKLRQRVQVLALTATATPRVQEDILEKLNIPNAFIYQGSFNRKNLYFRVERGKVPEAYVAEYLEKSQGEAGIVYCSTRKSVDSMYSYLKEIRGYSVGKYHGGMEKQEREESQNDFLQDKLQVMVATNAFGMGIDKSNVRFVIHANLPGDLESYYQEAGRAGRDGGQAEAVLLYQEEDIATQRFFIEKNEEMEEDFKKEKLHKLDKMIEYAELESCYREFILSYFGEARVKNYCGFCGNCRKQKDVQDFSLEAKKILSCIGRAKENIGQSTVANILLGKADSKMKYKGLDKLSTFGIMKEKEIAWLEDFIHYLLAEGYMAQTAGSFPVLKLNSQSWEILQDRRKVLRKEEEEVRFSMRRNPLFRKLLRLRLEIAEREKVAPYIIFSDLTLWEFSQFRPRTKYDMMKIQGVGNQKFSQYGEEFLACILQEEE
- a CDS encoding ABC transporter permease; the encoded protein is MIEFFIAKKHIVERKKQSFISVLGVFIGVTVLTVSIGISNGLDKNMIQSILSLTSHILVSDSTNQEITDYEEISEKIDQIKGVKGSIPMIATQAIIKYHGVFGSYTSGVKVEAYDLEKAEKALELSSMLKEGKIEAGKKNGIYVGKELADSTGMKIGDEITMISAENTEIPLQIAGVFQSGFYEYDVNLVLIPLEMAQYMSYRGRVADKINVRLQNPYDAPKAAEEISQKFGMMTMTWGTMNRNLLSALSLEKTVMILVFSLIVIIAGFVVWVTLNTLVREKVKDIGILRSMGFSRKNIMGIFLIQGLILGMAGILLGVCASMGILWYLKNYSLAFVTSIYYLTKIPIEISGKEIAIIVGANIVIIFISSIFPAYRASTMESVEALRHE